From a single Vitis vinifera cultivar Pinot Noir 40024 chromosome 18, ASM3070453v1 genomic region:
- the LOC100246469 gene encoding serine/threonine-protein kinase-like protein CCR4, producing MASPSKFLLLLTLSCLTCLPFISSLSSVSISETSNQTLICALLESSRLNCTSFPTGIQIPSVNRSFSGIVAGDGFQCVLSFPSATIMLCYRFSANGTNMHSKRLYYNDSALTEVAAGNTHVCGLVNGTNILHCWQWRGFNTSVQSDFSGIAVGEGFVCGLSSSGRITCIGTNSSSSSTIRDRVPSGSFQKVAAGFRHACAIYRNQSLVCWGETVGEEPQGEFVSLALGENRSCAMRGNGTVVCWGENGFSLPESLRETVFMTIEAKRSVFCGVDQYNFSLLCWGNEIFDSNSMVFPKVLPGSCTSSECPNGVVPGSGSMCGRGHICNAYQNRTLVEGPSQPPSPPPEVRNRSGWNDKMVAFLVVGCVGSASFLAVICFFLFRYCKGRGCSKVHDSGRLDEAGMPPEHGLSQRQTVQAQRAAPVLEKRLSQLVSLGNGGRLEEFSLQELRQATNDFSQEHRIGTGSFGCVYRATLEDGKEVAIKRAEVSTTSSNAVGTRRQEDKDTAFVSELDSLSRLNHRNLVRLLGYCEDYNEKIPAYERILVYEYMNNGTLHDHLHKLHSSPLMSWTNRLRVALDAARGIEYLHMYAVPQIIHRDIKSSNILLDASLTAKVSDFGLSLMGPEDEDSHLSLHAAGTVGYMDPEYYRLQQLTPKSDVYSFGVLLLELLSGHKAIHKNENGVPRNVVDLVVPYIVQDEIHRVLDPNVPPPTPYEIEAVTYIGYIAADCVTLEGRDRPSMTDIVHSLERALAACFTPPSPIPSPPISRSTTGSLT from the coding sequence ATGGCTTCTCCCTCTAAGTTCTTGCTTCTCCTCACCCTCTCTTGCCTCACTTGTCTTCCATTCATTTCTTCCCTCTCCTCTGTCTCAATATCTGAGACCTCTAACCAGACACTCATCTGTGCGTTACTGGAGTCCTCTCGTCTCAACTGTACTAGCTTTCCCACCGGAATTCAGATTCCCAGTGTTAATAGATCATTTTCCGGGATTGTGGCTGGAGACGGTTTCCAATGTGTTTTAAGTTTCCCCTCCGCTACAATCATGCTCTGCTATAGGTTCTCTGCTAATGGTACTAATATGCACTCTAAACGACTCTACTACAACGACTCAGCTCTCACTGAAGTTGCTGCAGGAAACACCCATGTTTGCGGCCTTGTCAATGGTACTAATATCCTTCACTGCTGGCAATGGCGAGGTTTCAATACCAGCGTACAGTCAGACTTTTCGGGTATTGCCGTGGGAGAGGGTTTCGTATGTGGGTTATCCAGCAGCGGAAGGATTACATGCATAGGAACTAATTCCAGTTCTAGTTCTACCATCCGCGATCGTGTGCCTAGTGGGAGCTTTCAGAAGGTTGCGGCAGGGTTCCGCCACGCTTGTGCCATCTATAGGAATCAAAGTTTGGTTTGTTGGGGAGAGACGGTTGGTGAGGAACCACAGGGTGAGTTCGTGTCACTGGCCTTGGGAGAGAATCGGAGCTGTGCTATGAGGGGGAATGGAACAGTTGTTTGTTGGGGGGAGAATGGTTTCAGTTTGCCGGAGAGTTTGCGAGAGACGGTTTTTATGACGATTGAAGCAAAGCGCAGTGTTTTCTGTGGAGTGGACCAATATAACTTTTCATTGCTGTGTTGGGGGAATGAGATCTTTGACTCAAATTCTATGGTTTTCCCGAAGGTATTGCCAGGCTCATGTACAAGCAGTGAATGTCCGAATGGTGTAGTGCCAGGTTCCGGCAGCATGTGTGGACGAGGACATATCTGCAACGCTTACCAGAACCGAACCTTGGTAGAAGGTCCATCACAACCTCCATCACCGCCTCCAGAAGTGCGGAACAGAAGTGGTTGGAATGATAAAATGGTCGCCTTTCTGGTGGTGGGGTGTGTTGGGTCGGCCTCGTTTTTGGCTGTCATTTGTTTCTTTCTATTCCGGTATTGCAAGGGTAGGGGATGCAGCAAGGTCCATGATTCGGGTCGTTTGGATGAGGCCGGGATGCCACCAGAGCACGGTCTAAGCCAACGACAGACAGTACAAGCTCAGCGGGCAGCACCTGTCTTAGAGAAGCGGCTGAGCCAGTTGGTTAGCTTAGGAAATGGGGGTCGCTTGGAGGAATTCTCTCTGCAAGAGCTACGCCAAGCTACAAATGATTTCTCACAGGAACACAGAATCGGAACAGGTAGCTTTGGCTGTGTCTACCGTGCCACCCTGGAGGATGGGAAAGAAGTTGCCATCAAGCGAGCTGAAGTATCAACTACTTCATCAAATGCAGTTGGCACCAGACGCCAGGAAGACAAGGACACTGCCTTCGTTAGTGAGCTAGATTCTCTGTCCCGACTCAATCATCGAAACCTTGTCCGACTATTAGGATATTGCGAAGACTACAATGAGAAGATACCAGCCTACGAGCGCATCCTAGTCTATGAGTACATGAACAATGGCACCCTCCATGACCATCTTCACAAGCTCCACAGCTCGCCTCTAATGTCATGGACCAACAGGCTCAGAGTGGCACTAGATGCGGCTAGGGGGATCGAGTACCTACACATGTATGCAGTCCCCCAAATCATACACCGTGATATCAAGTCATCAAACATATTGCTTGATGCGTCATTGACAGCCAAGGTTTCTGATTTTGGACTATCTCTGATGGGCCCTGAGGATGAGGATTCACACCTTTCTCTCCATGCCGCTGGCACAGTTGGCTACATGGATCCCGAGTACTATAGGCTTCAACAGTTGACCCCTAAGAGTGATGTGTATAGCTTTGGAGTACTACTGCTCGAGTTATTGTCAGGGCACAAAGCGATACATAAGAACGAGAATGGGGTGCCTAGAAATGTAGTGGATCTTGTTGTTCCCTACATTGTTCAAGATGAAATACACAGGGTGTTGGACCCCAATGTGCCTCCCCCAACCCCATATGAGATAGAGGCAGTTACATACATAGGGTACATAGCAGCAGATTGTGTAACGCTAGAAGGTAGGGACCGGCCATCAATGACTGATATTGTACATAGCCTGGAAAGAGCCCTGGCTGCATGTTTCACACCACCATCTCCAATACCCTCGCCGCCAATTTCGCGGTCCACAACTGGGTCTTTGACGTAG
- the LOC104882751 gene encoding uncharacterized protein LOC104882751 produces the protein MPSFWNTIVFCLKVSGPLVRVLRLVDGEKKAPMGYIYEAMNRAKDAIVRSFNGNEEKYKEIFNIIDKRWEIQLHRPLHAAGYFLNPEFFYDKPEIEHDADIMSDLYKCILRLTRDPAKQEKVVAKVSLFTNAQGLFGNELAVRTRKTRAPGDFVFDDDNLTWGDVARAVGAEEARFDTRARARASSSIIPPTRGIASSSRTLPSYSLIDEDEDGDMVDSADEEDGEGYKCGDGNDDDDDFVDLEEE, from the exons ATGCCTTCATTTTGGAACACTATTGTGTTTTGCTTAAAGGTTTCGGGTCCCCTAGTTCGTGTGCTTCGTTtggttgatggtgaaaaaaaagcTCCTATGGGATACATCTATGAGGCCATGAATAGAGCTAAGGATGCAATTGTGagaagttttaatggaaatgaagagaagtacaaagaaatcttcaaCATCATTGATAAGAGGTGGGAGATTCAGCTTCATCGGCCTTTGCATGCAGCAGGGTACTTTTTGAACCCGGAATTCTTCTATGATAAGCCAGAAATAGAGCATGATGCCGACATTATGAGTGATTTGTATAAATGCATCTTAAGGCTAACAAGAGACCCTGCTAAGCAAGAAAAAGTTGTGGCCAAAGTGAGTTTGTTCACAAATGCCCAAGGACTATTCGGGAATGAGTTAGCTGTTAGGACAAGAAAGACTAGAGCACCAG gtgattttgtatttgatgatgacaaTTTGACATGGGGTGATGTTGCTAGAGCTGTTGGAGCTGAGGAGGCCAGGTTTGATACTAGAGCTAGAGCTAGAGCAAGCTCAAGCATAATACCACCAACAAGGGGGATAGCTTCAAGTTCTAGAACTTTGCCTTCTTATTCACtaatagatgaagatgaagatggagacATGGTTGATTCAGCagatgaagaagatggggaAGGCTACAAATGTGgtgatggaaatgatgatgatgatgattttgttgatttagaggaggagtga